One window of the Runella slithyformis DSM 19594 genome contains the following:
- a CDS encoding YbcC family protein: MKTHDSLFDEHEVLHDLKHFLPAQAPLKDFIHHNTLHAFQDKKFYEATQSASEIFGYKVSLSLDEYRALYESQRIRKEVLDKVIAERKGPKAVKEWHTNLVSKKYESSALPRIGALRANWKKHYRVDLDSLVHPILFRVLCSYLDQGISIWNFPIKEKTFLASMRELEKNSFSSIFRTARAKDLLLNSTCEIRSLLKMLVGKKELYTQYLYDQQFAHQGWSGMVSAIEDQPQTLLDRRKISLHDLVVFELLLEIDALDFHCGPQWLPLKDHIIQEPTPLFAPVPPTELNEALTIWQEAFEWSYYDQVLTGLQNNTHRKVEKPRKSFQAMFCIDDRECSLRRYLEDLDPACETFGTPGFFGVEFFYQPEDGKFYTKVCPAPVTPKYLIKEVGNKNRRQKDIHFSKHSHSFYSGWLISQTLGFWSAVKLFGNIFRPSMSPATASSFKHMDRFSTLTIENKHVDHRENNLQIGFTIDEMAIRVENLLKSIGLVDHFAPIVYVIGHGSSSVNNPHYAAYDCGACAGRAGSVNSRVISFMANHPKVRAILSERGIVIPADTQFVGGLHDTTRDEIVYFDENSLSPKNLTSHNKNEIIFEKALDYNAKERSRRFESIDTTLSPQKIHEKIRLRSVSLFEPRPELNHATNALCIIGRRELSKGVFLDRRAFLNSFDYQVDPEGKYLLNILNAAAPVCGGINLEYFFSRVDNQKLGAGTKLPHNVMGLFGVANGIDGDLRPGLPSQMIEVHDPVRLLMIVEHFPEVVLTTIQKNPATYEWFINEWVNLAVVHPETHKISVFRNGEFVPYHPLKNRVDAIDNIASLLEKYQENLPVYSLN, from the coding sequence TTACCTGCTCAGGCTCCGCTCAAAGATTTTATTCATCACAATACCCTTCACGCTTTTCAGGATAAAAAATTTTACGAGGCTACCCAAAGCGCGTCCGAAATATTTGGGTACAAGGTTTCTCTGTCGTTGGATGAATATCGGGCCCTGTATGAGTCACAACGCATCAGAAAAGAGGTTCTTGACAAAGTGATTGCCGAAAGAAAAGGGCCCAAGGCGGTCAAAGAGTGGCATACGAATCTTGTTTCGAAAAAGTACGAATCTTCTGCATTGCCCAGAATCGGCGCGTTGAGAGCCAATTGGAAAAAACACTACCGAGTGGATCTGGACTCCCTCGTTCACCCCATTCTTTTCAGAGTTCTTTGCAGTTATCTTGATCAGGGAATCTCCATTTGGAATTTTCCCATCAAGGAAAAGACCTTTCTTGCGTCCATGCGGGAGCTTGAAAAAAATAGTTTTTCGAGTATTTTCAGAACCGCCCGCGCCAAGGACCTGCTCTTGAACAGTACCTGTGAGATCCGGTCGCTCTTAAAGATGCTGGTGGGAAAAAAAGAATTGTATACACAATATCTGTATGACCAACAGTTTGCGCATCAGGGCTGGTCAGGAATGGTATCGGCCATTGAAGACCAGCCGCAAACCCTGCTGGACCGCCGTAAGATCTCACTGCATGATCTGGTCGTGTTTGAGCTTTTGCTCGAAATTGACGCCCTTGATTTTCATTGCGGCCCCCAATGGCTTCCCTTAAAAGACCATATCATTCAGGAACCGACACCCCTTTTTGCACCCGTTCCCCCAACCGAACTGAACGAAGCCCTCACGATCTGGCAGGAGGCGTTTGAATGGAGTTATTATGACCAGGTCCTCACGGGGCTCCAAAACAATACCCACCGGAAGGTGGAAAAACCGCGTAAGAGTTTTCAGGCAATGTTTTGCATCGACGACCGGGAATGCTCGCTCCGCCGCTATTTGGAAGACCTTGACCCCGCCTGCGAAACCTTCGGTACCCCGGGCTTTTTTGGCGTGGAGTTCTTTTATCAACCCGAAGACGGCAAGTTTTACACCAAAGTATGCCCCGCTCCCGTTACGCCCAAATACCTGATTAAAGAAGTTGGCAATAAGAACCGTCGGCAGAAAGATATTCACTTTTCTAAACACTCCCACTCTTTTTACAGTGGCTGGCTGATCTCTCAAACCCTCGGGTTTTGGTCGGCCGTGAAGTTGTTTGGAAATATATTCAGGCCCTCCATGAGCCCGGCCACGGCATCTTCCTTCAAGCACATGGATCGCTTTTCGACACTTACCATCGAAAACAAACACGTCGACCACCGGGAAAACAACCTTCAGATCGGATTTACGATTGATGAAATGGCCATCCGTGTCGAAAACCTGCTGAAAAGCATTGGATTGGTCGACCACTTTGCCCCTATCGTCTATGTGATCGGACACGGTTCCAGCAGCGTAAACAACCCTCACTACGCAGCTTACGACTGCGGTGCCTGCGCGGGTCGGGCCGGCTCGGTCAACTCACGAGTGATCTCTTTTATGGCCAATCACCCGAAAGTAAGGGCCATTCTAAGCGAGAGAGGTATTGTGATTCCGGCAGATACTCAGTTTGTGGGTGGGCTTCATGACACAACCCGCGACGAGATCGTGTATTTCGACGAAAACTCTCTGTCGCCTAAAAACCTGACAAGCCACAACAAAAATGAAATTATTTTTGAGAAAGCCCTGGATTACAACGCCAAGGAGCGCTCGCGCCGGTTTGAATCGATTGATACCACATTGAGTCCGCAGAAAATCCACGAAAAAATAAGGCTGCGTTCGGTATCGCTGTTTGAGCCTCGCCCCGAACTCAATCATGCCACCAATGCCCTGTGCATCATTGGTCGCCGTGAATTATCCAAAGGAGTGTTTCTGGACCGAAGGGCTTTTTTAAATTCGTTTGACTATCAGGTAGACCCTGAAGGTAAGTACCTCCTCAACATCCTCAATGCGGCCGCTCCGGTATGCGGCGGTATCAATCTGGAGTATTTTTTCTCCCGGGTCGACAACCAGAAACTGGGTGCCGGCACGAAGCTTCCACACAATGTCATGGGCCTTTTTGGGGTAGCCAACGGCATTGACGGCGATTTGCGGCCGGGACTTCCCAGCCAAATGATCGAGGTGCACGACCCCGTGCGCCTGCTGATGATCGTGGAGCACTTCCCCGAAGTAGTGCTGACTACGATTCAGAAAAATCCCGCCACTTACGAATGGTTTATCAATGAGTGGGTAAACCTCGCCGTCGTACATCCTGAAACGCACAAAATCTCGGTATTTAGAAATGGGGAGTTTGTTCCTTACCATCCGTTGAAGAACCGTGTTGATGCGATTGATAATATTGCGTCTTTGTTGGAAAAATATCAGGAAAATCTTCCCGTTTACTCACTTAACTAG